A single Triticum dicoccoides isolate Atlit2015 ecotype Zavitan chromosome 2A, WEW_v2.0, whole genome shotgun sequence DNA region contains:
- the LOC119358063 gene encoding polygalacturonase ADPG1-like: protein MGGGVRRHWLVSDAARAGGKVLGTITAPPASAWSEKKNYWLLFYQVDGLTVTGNSTGLLDGSGVTWWTDKCKHSDDDCVTKAPTALLVMNCTGVELSQFSSKDSPQMHIGLSMSGKVNVTQLTITAPEDSPNTDGIHVDRSEDVHITGSTIGTGDDCISIGPGSRFITVDGIVCGPGHGVSVGSLGRDGANESVEYIDVRNVQFINTTNGARIKTWRGGRGYAKSISFTNINFTNVDHPVIINQFYEDRQDVSNTGAVALSNITYTNLNGTSTRKTAVDFDCSKNGSCMDIHVNSVAITAADGGATVARCQNADVDTSGFVYPKIPCVANAASPSPGLST from the exons ATGGGTGGCGGCGTGCGGCGCCACTGGCTCGTCAGCGACGCTGCTCGTGCCGGCGGAAAA GTCTTGGGCACGATCACGGCGCCGCCGGCGAGCGCATGGAGCGAGAAGAAGAACTATTGGCTGCTGTTCTACCAGGTCGACGGGCTCACGGTAACCGGCAACAGCACCGGCTTGCTCGACGGCAGCGGCGTGACGTGGTGGACTGATAAATGCAAACACAGTGATGAT GATTGTGTAACTAAGGCACCGACG GCCTTGTTGGTCATGAACTGCACCGGCGTGGAGCTGAGCCAATTCAGCAGCAAGGACAGCCCGCAGATGCACATCGGCCTCAGCATGAGCGGCAAGGTCAACGTGACGCAGCTCACCATCACCGCGCCGGAGGACAGCCCCAACACCGACGGCATCCACGTCGACCGGAGCGAAGACGTCCACATCACCGGTTCCACCATCGGCACGGGCGACGACTGCATCTCCATCGGCCCTGGTAGCCGCTTCATCACCGTCGACGGAATCGTCTGCGGCCCCGGCCATGGTGTAAG TGTGGGGAGCCTGGGCAGGGATGGAGCAAACGAATCCGTGGAGTACATCGACGTGAGAAACGTCCAGTTCATCAACACGACGAATGGAGCAAGGATCAAGACGTGGAGG GGTGGGAGAGGTTACGCGAAATCCATCTCCTTCACCAACATAAACTTCACCAACGTGGATCATCCTGTGATCATCAACCAGTTCTACGAAGATCGCCAAGACGTCTCAAATACG GGGGCGGTGGCGCTGAGCAACATAACCTACACGAACCTCAACGGGACGTCGACGCGAAAGACGGCCGTCGACTTCGACTGCAGCAAGAACGGCAGCTGCATGGACATCCACGTCAACAGCGTGGCGatcacggcggcggacggcggagcaacCGTGGCCCGCTGCCAGAACGCGGACGTGGACACCTCCGGGTTCGTCTACCCGAAGATCCCTTGCGTAGCTAACGCTGCATCGCCCAGCCCAGGGCTTAGCACCTAG